GCAGGATTTTGGGTGCAGATTCCAGATTGTGCCACTTGTCCTGCTCAGGCTCATATATACTGACGTCTTTAAAACCTGGACTGAAGTTTCCATGGCCACCAATGCTGTACAATATATCCTTAATACAGGTGAGGCCAAAAGAGTGCTTGCGTGTGGTCAGGTTGCTCACCTGTTCCCAAGTGTTGCGATTAGGATTATAACGTTCCACCGTTTTAGCAAAGCCTGGTTCCATAGAACCGGCTACGTAGACGTGAGACTCTGTGGCAGCGATAGCATGGCCGTCCAGGTGGTTGTGGATGTGCGGCAGGTTGACCCAACGGTCCTCGTAAATGAAGTAGCCCACACACTCACTCAGGTAGTCCCCCCCCTCTGACACACCGCCTACTACCATGATAACGTCCATGTTCTGGCCAAAGCGCGGCTGAAAGGAGGCCATGTGGGAAGACCAGAACTCCATATCAGTTGACTTGAGGTTCTCAAAGCGGATAGCGTGGCCCTCTACTGCCTCCGACACCAGCCGGAGGCAGGCCTCATTTGCGGACACCAGCTGCTCGGTTTTCACCACCCTGGTCAGGTAGGTGGGCTTTATCTGTGGCAGCCTCAGGAGACGGAACAGCTCCTCAAAGTAGCGGCTTCGCTCCTCTGGGTTCTTCTGCACCCACTTGACCACAGCCTCAAAGAGCACCTCTTCAGAATCCACTGTGATCTCTGCATCAGACAGCCAGTCACGAACCAGGTGAAAGGGCAGCGTATAAAACTCGTCATCCTGGATAACCTTGTGGAAGTTGCGACGGATCATGTCTGCGGCCCGTAGAGCCAGCTGGTCCAAGGTGTACATATGGGCTAGACTGTGCACCGCCACACAGTTGGTCAGGCTCAGTTTCTTCTTAAGGAACTCACCACAGAAATCCTTCAGCTGCACCAGGAGGAACCTAATAGAGCCAACAGAGAAAATACAGTATAGGGATAGAATGAGCAGTTCTTGTAACTATAGATAATCGACTACTATTCTGTTTTAACTGGTAGGGGCCAGGCCAGTCTTGTTTTCTGCAAGCAGAGcacaaaacaatacttttaggcAGTCACAGGAGGCCTCATGCTTTTAAAATCTCACTGACACAAAAACGGAAATGTTACAGACCATACCTGTCAGCAAGCTCCAGTACTTCATGTACATTGCAGGTGCTAACGCGTATTTCTCCAGTGTACATATACTGGATGACACTCTCCACCGTATCCGGGTCCGGCCCCAGTTCTGAGCTCCATTCCTTCATCTCTACCCGTCCAGACAAGGACTCGGAGAACTGTCCTCCAAGCAGGGGCGTGAAATAATCGGTGGCCGCAGCCAGGACAGACCTGTGGGCTGAAAACTCACAGCTTTGGACGCTCCCACTAGCCGCCCCGCTGCTGAAGGCCAGCGTCACGTCGCAGAACAAGCCCTGCTTCCTCTGCTCGTTCTGCCGCCGAGACAGCTCCGAGCAGTGGGAGGAGGAGGTAAAGTCCTCGGCCTCTTCCGCGTCCCCTTCTCCGGCAAGGACGCTGGGCGTGCTGGTGCCgctactactgctactgctgctcCTGGCGGAGTCCTCCGGGTTTGGGGCCGCCGCTGCCATTCTGCTGCCGGCGATGAAGGTGAGCAGTGGTGGGGAATGAGGTAAACTAGTGAAGGAAAGGAGGCGACATACGCAGCCACACATACATGAGTCAAAACAGAGAACGACAACGAAGCGCGTTTCGTATTTGTAGCTTCATATCAGCGACTTAAGGGAGAGCATGGGTCAGTGTAACCATCTTGACAGTTCAgttttctaaataaaaaaaaaaatggaaaattgaattcattttttttaattgcattgtTCGtcagattaaaaaacaaatatatatatatatatatatatatatatatatatatatatatatatatatatatatatatatatatatatatttcgttAATATATATTAACGAAAATTTTCGGAAATTACAAAAATGTGGACATGGTTGGAtagaaaaatggaaaaacagaaaatctgagagttttatttctatttttgtctTGTGCTGCCTGAGAGGGCGGTCTATAAGCTCCCAAATCAACTTACGTCTGATTGGCCAGCTGTGGCTGCCA
This window of the Sander lucioperca isolate FBNREF2018 chromosome 21, SLUC_FBN_1.2, whole genome shotgun sequence genome carries:
- the LOC116059566 gene encoding kelch-like protein 11, with product MCGCVCRLLSFTSLPHSPPLLTFIAGSRMAAAAPNPEDSARSSSSSSSGTSTPSVLAGEGDAEEAEDFTSSSHCSELSRRQNEQRKQGLFCDVTLAFSSGAASGSVQSCEFSAHRSVLAAATDYFTPLLGGQFSESLSGRVEMKEWSSELGPDPDTVESVIQYMYTGEIRVSTCNVHEVLELADRFLLVQLKDFCGEFLKKKLSLTNCVAVHSLAHMYTLDQLALRAADMIRRNFHKVIQDDEFYTLPFHLVRDWLSDAEITVDSEEVLFEAVVKWVQKNPEERSRYFEELFRLLRLPQIKPTYLTRVVKTEQLVSANEACLRLVSEAVEGHAIRFENLKSTDMEFWSSHMASFQPRFGQNMDVIMVVGGVSEGGDYLSECVGYFIYEDRWVNLPHIHNHLDGHAIAATESHVYVAGSMEPGFAKTVERYNPNRNTWEQVSNLTTRKHSFGLTCIKDILYSIGGHGNFSPGFKDVSIYEPEQDKWHNLESAPKILRDVKAVSVEDRYVYVTARTPVDTDNDDGLKTVTTRYDTESRQWQDVDSLPLIDNYCIFQMAVASTNFYHTASCCPKSYTERDEVAKLKISVRISDEILESLPPEVTSIEGAAICHFDEDVFIIGGWKNSDDVDKQYRKEAYRYCAERKRWMLLPPMPQPRCRATACHVRIPYRFLYGCQRYPMPQNLARQRDRMQQMQQLHRRTLTLRRQLQSQIEC